The Lasioglossum baleicum chromosome 3, iyLasBale1, whole genome shotgun sequence region aattagctATGCTAcataataattagtaaacaatgtGTACTACACATTGATGAGAACATTTGAAAACTACGCGGGAAACTGAGAGGCCGGTAAGAGAGATTGGGATTGGGAGTCTGGTTGAGTGGGTTGGGTTAGGTATATTGATATATATATGACAACCGACTCCCGCGGTGTTGCCATTTTTTGGCTAGTACCATATAGAGTAGGCTTTGACTATAGACATATTATGCTGGCCACTCTGGGCCACCCCCACTTCAAATGATCTTACGGACCACTCCTTCCAAGATATTCCGACCTtttcgagacaccctgtatatttaccaTGTACACGCAAGATTACGAAAATAACGAACATTATATgaggaagaaattttgaatacAATGAATGAGAATTAGAATGAACGAGAATATGTGTAGAATATGATAAAGTAAGGTGCAAAGTATGATTAAATGTAGAATAACCTCAGCATGTAAAAGAATGATTTTACACGCAAAGTAGCACTTGACGTGTGTAATATTCCgaggaaggagagagaaagCCGATGAAGTAGTGACGACCTAACGATAGTGCGTAGAAAAACCAGGAAAAACTGAGGATTGAATTTATGGtatgttatatatttattatactcTAGAAAAttgatgtacatatacataaatatgTGTATGTACTTTCGTGTATTTAGTGTAATAACTGTACTATACTAACAAACTATTTAGatacagatatatatatatatacatttacaaCCTGTAACCAATTGTCACTTAAAAATGCATGTTACAGATggttatttataatttactgtaaataatacagaaaatttagattttaatggaataatttatgcaataaaatggattatttatattttaacattATTCGGAATATTATAGAATTTATCCAAATGGTACTTGTCAAATTTTGGATCTTTCAAGGTTACGTGTTTCCAATATAAAATTTCTCCTATTAGTACCATAAAAGCTACAAAATAACCAACTATAATGGCAATAAAAGCACCTTGCAATTTATGAAGATTAACCACTGCCTTTTCAGATTCAGTTTCTTGTCGTATTTCCGTGATTTTCGACCACTCCATAACATCACTCAACCACTTTTCAACTAATCCAGTTTCTATTATACGCCTTATCTAGAAATATCACTGTTAATCATGTCCATAAAGTATtgtgatatttaatattaagaATAAACCATACCAAAATATTAACACGTGGTTTTAGTGGTGAATTCTTCTCTATACCAAGCGCTATGGGCATATTTACTGCACATTCTTCCATTATATGCAAATTGTGCTTTGATGTCGTAGTTTTCGAGATTCCTTTATCCACTTGTTCTTTTTCATATATTTGTTTTTTAACTCGAGCATTGCGAAGGAAGTAGGAATTTTCATAGTAACAAAAAGATCCATTTGCTACTCTTTCAATAGCTGTTTCTTCATTTACAATCAACTGAAATTTTTTACCAACTTCCTGACTATTTGAATCCGCTGATATTAAGAAAAACTCTTTATCTTCTTTGTTCCAACCTCCAACTTCTATAGAACTCTTGGCCAATTGTGCCAATGAATCGATAGTAACTCTGAATTTAAATGACCAATATCAATTTTGTTAATGAAACAATTCTTAATAGTACCAAATTCTAACAAAGTAGTCACATTCACCTGGCAAATGGATTTGCAAGAGTTGCAGTCATGCTACCTCGATAGGCAACTGCAACTAGAATGCTATAAATCCACCAACATCCAATAAATATTCTCAAGCCCCAAGAATTGGGTAAGTTTGGTAATGAAACTTGAAGCAACATGCCATAAGTATATAATAGACTGTTCTGTATTTCAGTGAACAAATACAAACCCTTTCCTTCCTTTTCCATGGTTGTAATTGGAACATACATTTGAGTTTTGTATAAACCTATATATTTCTTGTAGGATAGTGATAAGACATGAAATGCAATACCTCCCAAGACTAAAGTAAAAAGTAGTGCGATCCAGGTATAAAGCCTACAAATtcaaatacatatataaaactATTATACAAAGTTCCCGAttaaaacagttatgaagaacctTTATTTCAAATAACTGTTTATTTGAAAACTAAAGTGtgttttcattatattttatcaataaacaTTAACGAAAAGTGTGTAtctttcttcttcaacttgcAGAACTTACTTCTTTTTAATTACATATTATTCTGAAGGAGGTATTTCGTTTATTAGTATTCAAAAACATTTTCAGGTTCCACTTTATCAAgggtaaatataaaattaaacttGTACAAAGAGTTACGTCTCGGAAAGCCCTTTAAAATGAACcattacataaatataaaatgtcTCGTGAATGTTTATTTATAAAGCTAATGAAAACACTTCAGTTTTCAAAttccagaaaaaaatttttgattttgttccgACATTTCTCCCAATTTTTCCGAAACCGTTTGctttacgaaaaaaagtaataggacATAAAAGACGTAGCCTGTCAAGGTCTACAGGTTTTACCCAACATGTTTTTCGATACGGTCAataatttagaagatattcgaggaaAACGATTTTACGAGCATTTAtagttaattattttaatgttgaatggcgttcttaaaattttttaatctttttaccgttttaaattttaCCAGCTCGTTTTTATCAGaaaagcataaaatccgtaaTCTAGTAATAAATAACAAAAGTTATACATTTTAAATCCTGTACATTTCTCCTATCTGTGACCTCGAGTGACcttgaataattataatcactgaattcctaataaaAGGAACTACCCAGTAATTcctttttgcatcacaataacctgaagagatgaACCACGCAAAGGAACaccaattttcgaagatcaaggtcatttcaaggtcatgtttttataaatatctgaatgtatttttcgatcagttacacgatgcaataaaataaaaatgtagttatgtaccaaaaaacatcgatgaccttgacaactgcgaaaaaaatgaccctcgggaaaaaatattcgtgccacatactatatttggtccattgacactatgcacattacgtaacaaatattttttgcatcacaataacctgaagagatatttaggtgttcgtatttaaacggaacaacTGTATatgactttttttttattttgcggatatgaaattgatatcatacctcgtacaatacttaaatatttagtaattgattagatgccaatatatttaatcatgtaaacaatattttgaatgagATGGTGCAGCAGTTTTTAGTGGTGTCTCAAGAGTCACTTAGGGTTAAGAACCGAAACCGATATTAGAACAGTTTTCACAAGCgcgaataatttatatttattcctaATTGCACACTTACTTAAACGGAAGTATTAAAAGCTTCCATGAATTTTCTGTCAAAGACTCTGGTGTTAGAAAAGTGAGGCATTCAGTATTATATGGAATGCTCAAgtcaaaataatttaaatgatgCAATGTGTAATGTAGATCACCCAAATAAAATGCAGCTTTTCCTTGGATGGCTTCATTTATAAGACCTGTGGTCTCATTAACGTCTGTTGTTCCCCATCTCTCAACCGCTATGTTGTGTGGCATATAATACTTTGGTATGAAATTCATGGCTTTCGAGATAGTCTGTATTAACTGAAACGTAATATTTAGGGTGTAGTCtggtttctaggattgcaagggtgcgggatgcgccttctcgataaatgcaaagacgggggtttgtcagtagtcaaaagcgctaggctagctactgaaaacccccaacTTTGTattatagcaattttgcaatttatcaaattgtGATGAtctcggcgctcaggttcgatcagtgatgaaacacagcaattttgcaaattaattagaaaCTCTACGCCGAGATCATCACAATTTGATTACCaaaattacgatcgataatcacATCTAACTTGCAATTTATCTTGcagtcctggaaacgagagtctacacCCTTAATGTGAATTCTAATACATACTTCAAATTCTACTCCTAAAGCCTGTGTAATATTGTTCGGTCTTTCATTATAATAAGCTCTTGATCTTTCTGTTACTGATGGAATGTGCTCAAAAATAGCAACTctaaaatacaaataaatatagTGGTAGTTCATTTTACAACGGTACTAATAACAATGATGCTTATCAGTTATTTCTGTACCAACCTCAAATGTTTTTTCTGTAGATTGGACGTTGTTTTTGTGAAATGGTTTACaccatactgcaatttattatGGTACCAAGTGTCTATACATTTCATGGAAGAATATCTTTTTCCTCGAGAAGGGAAATAGACAGTGTATAGATCAATTTTTTCCTTAAACGCTTTCTCACCAGATCGATGTTTATATGCATTATATTGTCGTATGAAGACTACATTAATTATTCTGTTCCAAATGTAGTACAAATTTGGTCGAAATAAACGGTCGTCATACAGAAACAGAAATAATCCATACGCATCAATTAGACGTTCACTAAAAATGGTTAAAGCAAAATTAATTCAACTAAGCAATTTGCTATGAATTTGCTACCAAAACTTGTCGACTAATTCCTACCTACCTGTTTCCGGATTAAACTCGGTATTCGAGTGCAAAGTTTGCAGACGTAATTTTCGGCATCTattcaattactaaatatttaagtattgtatgaggtattatatcaatttcgtatccataaaatcaAAAAAAGTCATATAGAAtgcaattattctaggtcggaaggaatTTCTAATTTCCGAGTTAAAATGGCTCCTTAAAACAGTTACGAAGAACCTTTACTTGGAATAACTGTTACGAAGAACCGGTTCCAGCTAATATCTGTTTCGATTACGGTTCCAAATCTGTTATTTTTCGGATTTACATATTGACTGGAAATCCCTATTTACATTTTAGTACATGTTCAAAACATGTCCTCTTCACGAGGGCAAGATTTAGCATAGAATTGCGCCTGCAAACTTTGCATTCTGTTAACGCACTAATCTCGAAATTTGTCGACAAGTTCTGGTGGCAGATTCATAGTAAATAGGGACCAAATTCTGCTTCAAACATGGCTTGgtaccagaggtgggcattatttggcgaaaaaaatatttttctctcgtgctccacACTGTATATACACGATGTTACATTTATTACTAAGCGGATTAGTTATCttataaaagtaaaaatatttttaacaagtatTTGTTCAAATATATTATCATCATATGCTTACTTCTctgtatattttaaaaattcagcTGTCACAAAACCATTGGCAATCAAGATAACATATGCATTACAGCCGATTGCCTTACTATCGTTCAAAATTCTTCGGATTTGTTTCCTCGGTCGTGAGAATTGTTCGTTATCTCGTAACGTAATCTATGataataaatgtatatatacatttatatttatatattagatgtatattatattatatattatatatgtacattatatattatattatatgtatatacatatatatatatatatatatatatatatatatatatatatatatatatatatatatatatatatattagaagatcgaaaaaAGGCTACATTTATTATCTTACCTCGTACTTCGATATTATCGAAGGACTTTGGATATGCATGATATCCACGAGTGTTCGATAAACGGAATCGGtaacaaacacaatacaatttttttgttcCATAATCTCCTCCACGATTTTTTCAATAACCAGTTTTAAGTTTTCGTCGCTCCTCTCCAATTCATGTTCTTCATAAAGTCCACTGTGAAATTTTACAGATGAATTTGTCAAAAATTTATTCGGATCATATCTTTTATCGAAAGTACAACGTTGCATTTAAATTACACTTTTCGTTTCGGTATAATTTGGATACTGTTTTAAATACACAGAATACAGTCgcaaataaaatgaatattttttatgcACTTGAATATACACACGGTGCAGCGTGTAATCAACTTAAGTTAATAAGTGTATTTTAAAAACTTATTGCACGATCGAAAactgtataatttataaataattgttacttTCTACCAGCTACGAGAATGATTTTGAGGAACAAAATAAAGAGCATCTCTTCTCGATCTTAACTATCTTTCGATTAAAGTTGTTAGTTCACCGGTTACTAGCCGATTATGGGATTGATTGACAGTGGAATGGAATATTCAATCACCTAATTTACGGAGAAAATTGAGATCATCGATAATGGAAATACGAGTTAGCAATGGCTGTTGTAACGATACAGGGTGTACCGTTTAAataaggacacctaaatatctcttcaggttattttGATGCGAAAATATTTGTTAAGCAATGTGCATAttatcaatggaccaaatatctagcacgaatattttttcggagttatcaaagtcatcgatgttttttgatgcATAACTACAttctttttattgcatcgtgtaactgatcgaaaaatacattcagatatgtataataacatgaccttgaattgaccttgatcttcgaaaattacaGTTTtactcaaggtcatgttattatacatatctgaatgtatttttcgatcagttacacgatgcagtaaaataaaaatgtagttatatatcaaaaaacatcaatgaccttgataaccctgaaaaaaatgacctttggaaacaaatattcttgccagatatttggtccattgacaccatgcacattacgtaacaaatattttttgcatcacaataacctgaaaagatatttaggtgtccttatTTAAATGGAACACCCTATATACAACTCAAATATTATTGTCTGCTACACATTTTACAAGCTACAttagattattattaaaatcattactaTGTAGGTGTATGAAAAAGTATCTGTCAATAACAAAAGAGCAACGAACTGATGAATAATAAATCTCAATGTCATTATACAGAGCCGAGCTAATTATATTCAACCACGATAATACAGGAAGCACATTATTTTTCTGGCAAGTGTTTTTGCCTTTTTGTTAAATTCTACTACAGTAATGCAGTCTAGCGCATGCATTTCATAAAAGCTTAAAGAGTACATTAGAATCCTGAATACACcgtgtttattttatttttaatttcgcgTAACTTTAAAGCTTCGTTAATTTAAAGTTTGGAATTCAGATTGGAATTTCTGTGATATTTGAAATGGAAATGCTCAAGATAACAGTGAATGATCACTTGTTTAAAAATAACTTTGTTTTATCTGTACACTATCTTTGGTCCATGGTTCAAATAAATGTTTTAGAATTATAATGTGTTTTCTAGTTttcttaatattattttaaaataatgtcaATGCAATACATATAGcgaaattatattattacattAATCATACGATTAATTGTCGACATAGTATATATCTTATAAGACGTTACGTTTTTTGAGACGTTATGTACATTAAgtgattttaaaataatttaaaatgacTAATTAAATACGTAATTAGAAATGTGATATAcaggcaataactatgtccactttgaatattgccgttattagtaataatataaaaaaatgttatatacaaAACTTACACGGTATAGAGGGGGGCATATTGTGACACAAAGAtgttctgcgtgggtggaggcatagaggagatttcaaggtcactttgattttttaaaatggaaaaacCTACTCTCTGTAtaatgaatcgatagactattgaattctgagtaaaaatgtattgacctctatATAGATATTATCTCtatagatattatcgaaatcattttcgttcttctttgaataatatctcgttaactattacatttaggatatatgaaggtcaacacttttatactcagaattcaatagtctatcgattcatgatacaaaagGTAGgtcttttgatttaaaaaaatcgaggtcaccttgaaatcttctctatgcctccacccacgcagaaaatgttcgtGTTACAAAATGTCCCCCTctgtaccgtgcaaattttgctcataacattttttcatattgttacaaataacggagatattcaaggtgggcaaagttattgccccaccctgtatattactcaagatatacatatgcataggatatataataattatacatatacagttaatattaacaaaatttatttgttaaagtaatcttcaatttttgttttaaccaTCGAAGCCTGTCTTCTCGAAATCTCTCATTcactggttcggataatcgagatacTATATGTAATCTTCTATATCTAAAGTTGCATTAAACATGACATATcactttcttcaaataaaacattaaaGTCACGGTTCGTTAAGTCTTGATCCAGTACCATTGAATTATACATATGCAATCCGATATTCATGAAAATTCCATGAGTCCGTTAATCAAGCACATCGCATGCCTTTCGACGAGCCGATATCTACCGAAGTCCACTCGTCACCGACGAGGTGAACGATTTTATCGGAAGCTTATTCCATTCACATCGTATATAAGAAATGATGAATACATGCTCAACGGTAACGCGTCAACCATACATTCATTTTTAGCTTTCAGTAGTTAGTAACCGTTTGAACGTACAGGTGATCCGATCCATAAGATTAGTAAAAATGAAGTCCACGATTGCCGACATGCCGAAGGGCCCGCTGGACTATTATAGAAAACGCGCAACGTTTGACTGGAAGTTACTGAAACTGAATTTGGATGGAGAAGACTACGTAGACTTCCAGGTAAAGAGACAGAAGTCAATCTAGTTCATTGTACATAATTTGATTTTGAATTAATTTGAAACTTTGATTATCTTTTAGAACAATCTATGGGACTTCATACGAAAGACACCGGTATTTGAAAGACTCGCTTCCCCGACGTTAGACGAAGAACGGAGAGTCTGTAACGCTCGGATCAAGGCGTTAATTGATAACAACATTGCGGTAAATCCTACTCGCGTTTCTTGCATAggtgaaaaaaataattaacgttTTATTTTTCTAACAGGATCCATTGACTCATAGAGACTGGTTCAATGCGATTTTCCAATATGATGCCTCGATACCCATAAAAATGGGTGTAATGCAAGGCATGGTGCCAGCTGCAATTTTTGCTTTGGGCACAAAAGATCAGTATGATATTGCAGAGAAACTTCAAGAAGGCTATGTAAGTATACATAATGTTTTACATTGTGACTCTCTACCCACCATAAGCAATTTGCTCCCAAAAATTTTTGTTGGCATATTCCGATCCATCTACTTTCGCATTGTAGGACAAATAACAAGTACGAACTTTTTAACAAACCAAAGAAATATATAAGAGCATATCCAAGTTGATATATACGTTCTATAAATATTGTTTGGATTTGTATTAACAGAATTATTCTTAATAGTACACAAGCTGTTTTGCGCTAACAGAAATATCTCATGGAACAAATGCAAAGGGCATTCGAACTACAGCAACATACGACGCACAATCAAAATGCTTTATCATGCATACTCCAGACTTTGAGGCTGCAAAGTGTTGGGCTGGTGGTTTAGGTGATTAGCAAGAGATAAGTCGGAAATGGTTTCTAgtaaaataatatgtatataaataaattatactttcAGGAAAAACTGCAACACACGCTATCATCTTTGCTCAATTGATCACACCTGATAAGCATAATCATGGTCTCCACACATTCGTCGTACCCATACGGGATCCGGATACTCATCTTCCTCTACCAGGTGTGACTGTTGGCGATATGGGcgaaaaaattgcaataaacGGCGTGGAcaatggatttgtaattttcgaTAATTATCCAGTTCCTCGATTGTGCTTATTGAATAAAACAGCAAGCGTTACAGAAGATGGACagtatttaataaaagtaaAGAACGAGAGCAAAAGATTTGGTAAGTGGGTTCTCCTGTGCGTTACAATTTTATGGGAAAACTTTACATTGGGATTTGTGCAGGTGCATCGTTGGGTGCATTGTCATCGGGTCGTGCTACGATTACATCTATAACCTCGAACGTTGGATCCGTCGCAATAGTAATTGCGATTCGATATTGCGCTGTACGGAAACAATTTGGGCCCTCGGAATCTGAGGAATGGCCAGTCCTAGAATATCAAGCACAGGTACTTAAAGTAATCAAATGAAACGATTTCAAGTTAAACATTGTTGCACATCTAAAACTTGTTGTGAACGCGTAGCAATGGCGACTGTTCCCACACTTGGCAGAAATATACGCATTAAAAATCTTCTCAGCCACGTTTGTGAATCAGATGTCTGAGTTTCAACTGAATCTAACGAATGCTATGAACGAGGATAACATTGATAGCCAAGGTATGGAAATCCATGCATTATCTTCTGCAGCTAAGCCGCTCTCTTCGTGGACTTGTCGAGATATTATTCAAGATTGCCGTGAGTCCTGCGGAGGCCACGGATACCTGAAAagtatgtaaatattaaagctggcgCATGTGAAAAGTTCGACATTTTAATTATATGTTacttaaaatttatttcataatagtGTCACGCTTGGGAGAATTAAGGTCTGAAAATGACGCAAGTTGTACGTATGAGGGGGAAAACAATGTATTAATTCAACAAGCCAGTAATTGGTTACTGAACCAATGGTCGAATATGCTCAATGGAAAGTCTGTTAATTCACCTCTCGGAACAGCATCGTTCATAAATGATGCCAACAAAATTATACTGCAAAAGTTTCAGCATACGACCATTCAAGatacattaaaaatagaaagtacgaaaacaactttttaaaattgtatggaGTTCTCTCTCCATTCAGGCAATGCATAGCTTATATCATTTACAGATTTACTTTCATCCTTCCAATGGCTAATCTGTTACTACTTGAAAAGGACTTACAAAAGgacgcaatatttaaaaagcaaTGGCAACGATGATTTTGAAATTAGAAATAATATACAAGTGTTTTTCGCGCAAACCTTGTCTCTGATATATGCCCAGGTAACGTCAAGTATATTCAATGGTAAAGACTTCCACTTATATTAACATCGGTAATATTTCTTTCTCGCAGCATGCTGTACTGAAATACTTTATAGAACGTATTCAGCATCCTTCATGGAGATCTGAAGAACGCAATGCATTAACAAAGTTATGTTCCCTTTATGGAGCTGTCGCTTTGGAAAAAAGATTGGGAGACTTTTATGCTGGTGGTTATGCAACGCCTAGGAGTAACATGGAGAACTTTCTGCGGAACGGCATCATAATGTTGTGTAAAGAATTAGTTGATGATGCTGTAGCTCTGGTAGACGTTCTAGCACCACCAGACTTTATCATAAACTCACCATTGGGAATGGCAGATGGCgaggtatataaatatatttgtctCCTACTTTTTCcaatctgtttttttttttcttataatGTTGTTCTGTACATAGGTATATAAACATATCAAAGAATGGATTTTTAAAGACAAAGAAAACTTTGCTCGACCTACATGGTGGAACGAAATAACACGATCTAAGTTgtgatatgtacatatatttaactaactttttatttttataatattatatttttatatatatatatatgtatattaggaaaataaaaaatttttatatattattcttACAAAATATACGGAAGTCAAGAATAATTCACTTATGCCAGTATACATATGCGCGTTCCCATCGGACAATGAGTTATAGAATCTGTTTCTACTACTTCCCTCGCATGGCACGCCTGTCTTCGCCATTGATGCTTCCGTAGTTACATTGTTCAGGCTTTTATGGTCACGATTTGGCCAATATTTCGCTAGAGTCGAAAATTCTTCTGCATTTCTTCCAAGTGAAATCTTTCCAGCTCGCAATAATAGTAGTATAATAATTGATACATACCAAAATTACAGTTCGGTATGTCTTTTAGTTGTAATTAGAGATTCATCTGCTTCTGCAAACCACTCAGTGTAAACCGTTTGTGGTTCAATCATCCAAAACTTGTGAAAAGATATAGGTTCTTGAGAAGCGAGATAGGCAGTTGCATAATCAGACGGACGTGCCTGGAATAAATACATTGGGACATTGAAGTAAACTGAGAACTTAAACCTCTTCGACATAATTGCCAATTGTAAAACTCCCTCTTGCCTGAGATTTTAAACTCTACAGCATTCTGGATCTAACCACTGCTCTCTCTAGTACCATTATATTTTCTGGTAATTATTTACCTTAcccctcaccgatttcgatgactttgaaatgtgTTGAACTCGACAACATAGTTgagaagtcatcgaaatcgatgaGGGGTCCcgtaatgtaaataattaccagagAATACATGTGCCCATTTTTTTGTGGATCCAACAAACCATGGAACTATATATTGTACGATAAGTATTGCTA contains the following coding sequences:
- the LOC143221855 gene encoding peroxisomal acyl-coenzyme A oxidase 3 isoform X3, which gives rise to MVIRSIRLVKMKSTIADMPKGPLDYYRKRATFDWKLLKLNLDGEDYVDFQNNLWDFIRKTPVFERLASPTLDEERRVCNARIKALIDNNIADPLTHRDWFNAIFQYDASIPIKMGVMQGMVPAAIFALGTKDQYDIAEKLQEGYYTSCFALTEISHGTNAKGIRTTATYDAQSKCFIMHTPDFEAAKCWAGGLGKTATHAIIFAQLITPDKHNHGLHTFVVPIRDPDTHLPLPGVTVGDMGEKIAINGVDNGFVIFDNYPVPRLCLLNKTASVTEDGQYLIKVKNESKRFGASLGALSSGRATITSITSNVGSVAIVIAIRYCAVRKQFGPSESEEWPVLEYQAQQWRLFPHLAEIYALKIFSATFVNQMSEFQLNLTNAMNEDNIDSQGMEIHALSSAAKPLSSWTCRDIIQDCRESCGGHGYLKMSRLGELRSENDASCTYEGENNVLIQQASNWLLNQWSNMLNGKSVNSPLGTASFINDANKIILQKFQHTTIQDTLKIENLLSSFQWLICYYLKRTYKRTQYLKSNGNDDFEIRNNIQVFFAQTLSLIYAQHAVLKYFIERIQHPSWRSEERNALTKLCSLYGAVALEKRLGDFYAGGYATPRSNMENFLRNGIIMLCKELVDDAVALVDVLAPPDFIINSPLGMADGEVYKHIKEWIFKDKENFARPTWWNEITRSKL
- the LOC143221855 gene encoding peroxisomal acyl-coenzyme A oxidase 3 isoform X1, coding for MLSVVSNRLNVQVIRSIRLVKMKSTIADMPKGPLDYYRKRATFDWKLLKLNLDGEDYVDFQNNLWDFIRKTPVFERLASPTLDEERRVCNARIKALIDNNIADPLTHRDWFNAIFQYDASIPIKMGVMQGMVPAAIFALGTKDQYDIAEKLQEGYYTSCFALTEISHGTNAKGIRTTATYDAQSKCFIMHTPDFEAAKCWAGGLGKTATHAIIFAQLITPDKHNHGLHTFVVPIRDPDTHLPLPGVTVGDMGEKIAINGVDNGFVIFDNYPVPRLCLLNKTASVTEDGQYLIKVKNESKRFGASLGALSSGRATITSITSNVGSVAIVIAIRYCAVRKQFGPSESEEWPVLEYQAQQWRLFPHLAEIYALKIFSATFVNQMSEFQLNLTNAMNEDNIDSQGMEIHALSSAAKPLSSWTCRDIIQDCRESCGGHGYLKMSRLGELRSENDASCTYEGENNVLIQQASNWLLNQWSNMLNGKSVNSPLGTASFINDANKIILQKFQHTTIQDTLKIENLLSSFQWLICYYLKRTYKRTQYLKSNGNDDFEIRNNIQVFFAQTLSLIYAQHAVLKYFIERIQHPSWRSEERNALTKLCSLYGAVALEKRLGDFYAGGYATPRSNMENFLRNGIIMLCKELVDDAVALVDVLAPPDFIINSPLGMADGEVYKHIKEWIFKDKENFARPTWWNEITRSKL